In Geopsychrobacter electrodiphilus DSM 16401, a single window of DNA contains:
- a CDS encoding DedA family protein, with the protein MELWIQQFGYLAVLVGTFLEGETILVLAGFAAHRGYLHLSGVIIAAFIGTLFGDQLFFYLGWKHSDYLLKRRPHWQPRLERAQRLIRNYQISIMLGFRFLYGLRTITPFALGMSKVPLRLFIPFNVIGALVWAVFFGSAGYLFGRTLEIFLGDVKRYERWAFAALIAISLTGWVIYLVRRKRHSDQNPVPKA; encoded by the coding sequence ATGGAGCTCTGGATTCAACAATTCGGGTATCTGGCAGTTCTGGTGGGAACCTTTCTGGAGGGGGAGACCATTCTGGTGCTGGCCGGGTTTGCCGCTCATCGCGGCTATCTGCATCTTTCCGGGGTCATTATCGCCGCGTTTATTGGCACCCTGTTCGGCGACCAGCTGTTCTTCTATCTGGGCTGGAAACACAGCGATTATCTGCTGAAGCGGCGCCCACACTGGCAGCCGCGCCTGGAACGGGCTCAAAGGTTGATCCGCAACTATCAGATCTCGATTATGCTCGGGTTCCGCTTCCTCTACGGCTTACGCACCATCACGCCGTTCGCCCTCGGTATGAGTAAAGTGCCCTTACGCCTGTTTATCCCTTTTAACGTCATCGGTGCCCTGGTCTGGGCCGTTTTTTTTGGCAGCGCCGGCTACCTGTTCGGCCGGACCCTCGAAATCTTCCTGGGTGATGTAAAACGCTATGAGCGCTGGGCCTTTGCTGCGCTGATTGCTATTAGCTTGACAGGCTGGGTTATTTATCTGGTAAGACGGAAGCGCCATTCCGATCAAAACCCTGTGCCGAAAGCCTGA
- the zwf gene encoding glucose-6-phosphate dehydrogenase — MERNNQPQPTVFVIFGASGDLAWRKLIPALYNLYLDDELPKRLAILGIGRKAISDEEFRAHLRDGVDQFSRRGKTEKKSWDEFAAHLNYLAGDLAEKQTGTALAEQLRQFDQTWGLEANRIFYLAIPPALAETVAGQLARLELCKDCRRDRLVVEKPFGHDLASARALDLTLTGMFSENQIYRIDHYLGKETVQNLLAFRFANALFEPIWDRRYIDHVQITVAETVGVGSRGGYYEHAGALRDMVQNHLLQILCLIAMESPVSFDADEIRNKKVDVLRAIHPIKPDKVHQYAVRGQYGKGQIGTQKTPGYRQEEGVAPDSSTETFAALRLFIDNWRWQGVPFYLRTGKCLADKVSQVSILFRPVPHQSFPASAVENWQPNRLVIRIQPEEGITLRIQAKQPGTRMVLAPVDMQFCYSDAFNTTAPEAYETLLLDVMRGDATLFMRADQVEKAWEVIAPVLESWTSVPAGDFPDYRPGSWGPEAAAALLTQDGRNWFEPVASSAKCGEQEDKE; from the coding sequence ATGGAACGCAACAATCAACCCCAACCAACCGTGTTTGTCATCTTCGGCGCCAGCGGCGACCTGGCCTGGCGAAAACTGATTCCGGCCCTTTACAACCTCTATCTTGATGACGAGCTGCCCAAGCGCCTGGCGATCCTTGGAATCGGTCGCAAGGCTATCAGCGATGAGGAATTTCGCGCGCACCTGCGGGATGGCGTCGATCAGTTCTCACGCCGCGGCAAGACGGAGAAAAAGTCGTGGGACGAATTCGCCGCCCACCTTAACTATCTCGCCGGCGACCTGGCCGAAAAGCAGACCGGTACGGCGCTGGCGGAACAATTGAGACAGTTCGATCAAACCTGGGGCCTCGAGGCGAACCGGATCTTCTACCTGGCTATCCCGCCGGCCCTGGCTGAAACCGTCGCCGGCCAGCTTGCCAGGCTCGAGCTGTGCAAAGATTGCCGGCGCGACCGCCTGGTGGTGGAGAAGCCCTTCGGTCACGACCTGGCCTCGGCGCGCGCCCTCGACCTGACCCTGACCGGGATGTTCTCGGAAAATCAGATCTATCGCATCGACCATTATCTGGGCAAGGAGACGGTGCAGAACCTGCTCGCCTTCCGCTTCGCCAATGCCCTGTTCGAACCGATCTGGGATCGCCGCTATATCGATCATGTCCAAATTACCGTGGCCGAAACCGTGGGGGTTGGCAGTCGCGGCGGCTACTATGAACATGCCGGCGCCCTGCGCGACATGGTACAGAATCATCTGCTGCAGATCCTCTGCCTTATCGCCATGGAGTCGCCGGTCTCCTTCGACGCCGATGAGATCCGCAACAAAAAAGTCGACGTGCTGCGGGCGATTCACCCGATCAAGCCGGACAAGGTGCATCAGTACGCCGTCCGCGGCCAGTACGGCAAGGGGCAGATCGGCACGCAGAAGACCCCCGGTTACCGCCAGGAAGAGGGCGTCGCACCGGACTCCAGCACCGAAACCTTTGCCGCCCTGCGGCTGTTCATCGACAACTGGCGCTGGCAGGGGGTGCCCTTCTACCTGCGCACCGGCAAGTGCCTGGCCGATAAGGTCTCGCAGGTCTCGATTTTGTTCCGTCCCGTCCCCCATCAGTCCTTTCCGGCCAGTGCGGTCGAGAACTGGCAGCCCAACCGGCTGGTGATCCGCATTCAACCCGAAGAGGGGATCACCCTGCGCATTCAGGCCAAGCAGCCCGGCACACGCATGGTCCTCGCCCCGGTTGATATGCAGTTCTGCTACAGCGACGCCTTTAACACCACCGCGCCGGAAGCCTACGAGACCCTGCTGCTTGATGTGATGCGCGGCGACGCCACGCTCTTCATGCGCGCCGATCAGGTCGAAAAGGCCTGGGAGGTCATCGCCCCGGTGCTGGAGAGCTGGACCTCGGTGCCGGCTGGCGATTTCCCCGACTATCGCCCTGGCAGCTGGGGGCCCGAGGCGGCGGCGGCGTTGCTGACCCAGGACGGGCGCAACTGGTTTGAGCCGGTCGCAAGCAGCGCCAAATGTGGGGAGCAAGAGGACAAAGAGTGA
- a CDS encoding AcvB/VirJ family lysyl-phosphatidylglycerol hydrolase: MLKTACHKNRLTGAMLIACLFLGACSAWGSESTLKYGRFGKLTLYQTSAQPNHVVLFVSGDGGWNLGVIDMARSLAGLDALVVGIDITHYLRQLRRSSENCSYPAADFENLSKFIQMKLGFEHYQTPVLVGYSSGATLVYALLAQAPPNTFRGAISLGFCPDLPLNKPFCAGHSLTSKPDPANHGYDFLPTSELKNPWIVFQGTIDQVCNAGAVETFVKGVNNAETILLPRVGHGFSVQKNWLPQFRAAFTRLIASDKSGKATDQPASVVTDLPLIELPANGPASNLLAIILSGDGGWASIDRDIGTTLAARGIPVVGLNTLRYFWTPSSPEQSARDLERILRHYMSAWKRERVVLIGFSLGADVLPFMASRLPDKLQSRIATVALLNPGKTASFEFHLSDWMGGGGPPGRPIAPELARLQGLNVLCVYGRNEKDSLCRDLKPDRLTKSVGLDGGHHFDGDYKKLVELILAEVDTK, encoded by the coding sequence ATGTTAAAAACAGCTTGTCATAAAAACAGACTGACTGGTGCCATGCTCATCGCTTGCCTGTTTCTGGGGGCCTGTTCAGCCTGGGGGAGCGAATCAACCCTTAAATATGGCCGTTTCGGCAAACTCACCCTCTATCAAACCTCGGCGCAGCCGAACCATGTGGTGCTGTTCGTCTCCGGTGATGGCGGCTGGAATCTGGGCGTGATCGACATGGCCAGAAGTCTGGCTGGCCTCGATGCCCTGGTCGTCGGGATCGATATCACCCATTACCTGCGCCAGCTTCGCCGCTCATCCGAGAACTGCTCTTACCCTGCAGCTGATTTCGAGAACCTGTCGAAGTTTATCCAGATGAAGCTGGGCTTCGAACACTACCAGACCCCGGTGCTGGTCGGCTATTCATCGGGCGCAACCCTGGTTTATGCCCTACTGGCCCAGGCGCCGCCAAACACCTTCCGCGGAGCCATTTCATTGGGTTTCTGCCCCGACCTGCCGCTCAACAAGCCCTTCTGCGCCGGTCACAGCCTGACGAGCAAACCCGATCCGGCGAATCACGGTTATGATTTTCTCCCCACCTCTGAGCTTAAAAATCCCTGGATCGTCTTTCAGGGGACCATCGATCAGGTGTGTAACGCTGGCGCGGTCGAGACCTTTGTCAAGGGGGTCAACAATGCCGAAACGATCCTGCTGCCCAGGGTCGGCCACGGCTTTTCGGTCCAGAAAAACTGGCTGCCCCAATTTCGCGCGGCGTTCACCCGCCTGATTGCATCGGACAAGAGCGGCAAGGCCACAGACCAACCGGCCTCCGTAGTCACAGATCTTCCCCTGATCGAGCTTCCTGCTAACGGCCCGGCCAGCAACCTGCTCGCGATAATTCTCAGCGGCGACGGCGGCTGGGCGTCCATCGATCGGGACATCGGCACAACCCTGGCGGCCAGAGGGATTCCAGTAGTCGGCCTCAATACCCTGAGGTATTTCTGGACCCCCAGCTCACCGGAGCAGTCCGCCCGGGATCTCGAACGGATCCTGCGCCACTATATGTCAGCCTGGAAACGCGAGCGGGTGGTGCTGATCGGCTTTTCGCTGGGCGCCGACGTGCTGCCGTTCATGGCCAGCCGTCTGCCGGACAAGCTGCAATCCCGGATCGCGACAGTTGCACTGCTCAACCCGGGGAAAACGGCCAGTTTCGAATTTCACCTGAGCGACTGGATGGGCGGAGGCGGGCCCCCCGGGCGACCGATCGCCCCGGAACTTGCCCGACTGCAGGGACTGAACGTGCTCTGTGTCTACGGCAGGAACGAAAAAGACAGTCTCTGCCGTGACCTGAAACCAGACCGTCTGACCAAAAGCGTTGGGCTGGATGGTGGGCATCACTTCGACGGAGACTACAAGAAACTGGTTGAGTTGATTTTGGCCGAGGTCGACACAAAATAA
- a CDS encoding patatin-like phospholipase family protein, with protein sequence MANLKNDLALVLSGGGARAAYQVGFLRCLARHYPELQIPILTGVSAGAINAAFLANHSGSFAEAVADLARLWSGLEVEQVFRTDSWSLAKIVSRWGINLLFGGLGISPSVRGLVDTSPLLKLLLEQLAPHDGLLTGVRANLRRGSLKALAITGTNYGTGQAVTWVQGRGMRMWERPHRRSVSTEVTVEHIMASAALPLFFPAVQVGDNWFGDGGIRQSAPLSPALHLGAGKILVISTRYERSMAEANVSMVHGYPPPAQILGTMMNSVFLDVLDQDARSLEMVNFLLSKIPQGLDPGPSPVELFMLRPSCDIGELSGQFEAHLSGLFRHLMRGIGTHRTLSPDWLSMIMFEPGYLKRLLEIGESDAEARLAEIVAVLGPVTAAG encoded by the coding sequence ATGGCAAATTTAAAAAATGATCTGGCTCTGGTGTTGAGCGGAGGTGGTGCCCGGGCAGCATATCAGGTTGGGTTTTTACGCTGCCTTGCCAGACATTATCCTGAGCTGCAGATTCCAATTTTAACCGGCGTTTCGGCAGGCGCAATCAATGCGGCTTTTCTCGCCAACCATAGCGGGAGCTTTGCAGAGGCTGTGGCTGACCTTGCCAGGTTGTGGTCGGGGCTTGAGGTCGAACAGGTTTTTCGTACCGACAGTTGGAGTCTGGCTAAAATCGTCTCGCGCTGGGGAATCAATCTGTTGTTTGGCGGACTGGGAATTTCTCCTTCAGTCCGTGGGCTGGTGGATACTTCTCCGCTGCTGAAGTTGCTGCTGGAACAACTTGCTCCTCATGATGGCCTCTTGACCGGGGTCAGGGCGAACCTGCGACGGGGGTCGCTGAAGGCCCTGGCGATTACCGGGACCAATTACGGGACGGGACAGGCAGTGACCTGGGTTCAGGGACGGGGGATGAGGATGTGGGAACGCCCGCACCGGCGAAGTGTATCAACCGAAGTGACGGTAGAGCACATTATGGCTTCGGCGGCCCTGCCGCTTTTTTTTCCGGCCGTTCAGGTTGGGGACAACTGGTTCGGCGATGGCGGAATCCGTCAATCGGCTCCACTCTCGCCAGCGCTGCACCTGGGAGCCGGGAAAATTCTGGTAATCTCGACCCGCTATGAGCGCTCGATGGCAGAGGCAAATGTTTCGATGGTGCATGGTTATCCACCCCCGGCTCAGATTCTGGGCACGATGATGAATTCGGTCTTTCTGGATGTGCTCGATCAGGACGCGCGGTCGCTTGAGATGGTCAACTTTCTGCTCAGTAAAATCCCTCAGGGGTTAGATCCCGGGCCATCCCCGGTTGAACTCTTTATGTTGCGTCCTTCCTGCGATATCGGCGAACTTTCCGGCCAATTTGAAGCTCATCTGTCGGGGCTGTTTCGCCATTTGATGCGAGGCATAGGGACACACAGAACCTTGAGTCCTGATTGGCTGAGTATGATTATGTTTGAACCTGGTTACTTGAAGCGACTGCTTGAAATCGGTGAATCTGATGCTGAAGCGCGACTGGCTGAGATCGTAGCAGTGCTTGGTCCGGTTACCGCGGCCGGTTAA
- the gndA gene encoding NADP-dependent phosphogluconate dehydrogenase, with product MTTKIAEIGMIGLGVMGRNLLLNMADHGFVVAGYDRDADKVAALATEGSGKKVAAEQNISAFLNCLKLPRAIMLLVPAGAPVDAVIAELLPQLDTGDLIIDGGNSHFIDTARRTQELAAQGFEFLGVGVSGGEEGARRGPSMMPGGSKKAYARVQRLFETVAAKVADEPCVTWLGPGAAGHYVKMVHNGIEYGLMQLIAESYDLMKRGLGLNNAQLHEIYRKWNQGILSGFLLEITADIFAQPDERTGRDRIDLILDAARQKGTGMWTSQEAMQLQVPIPVIDMAVMMRDLSGDKAERDLLASALDSSSRPAPEGAEGDQQDLIDALENALFAAMLLTYVQGMALLHKASTEHGYDLQLAEVAKIWRGGCIIRAALLDDLWSAYSKQPQLAHLLLDRRLTQKVLDRQQDLRRVVSSATEQGIPVPALMTSLAYFDAYRSARLPANLIQAQRDYFGAHTYERIDATGTFHSEWQRS from the coding sequence ATGACCACAAAAATTGCCGAAATCGGCATGATCGGATTGGGTGTCATGGGCCGCAACCTGTTACTGAACATGGCCGATCACGGCTTTGTCGTGGCCGGTTATGACCGGGACGCGGACAAAGTCGCCGCCCTTGCCACCGAAGGGAGCGGCAAAAAGGTTGCCGCCGAGCAGAACATCAGCGCCTTTCTCAACTGCCTGAAACTGCCGCGCGCCATCATGCTGCTGGTGCCGGCGGGGGCGCCGGTGGATGCCGTCATCGCCGAACTGCTGCCGCAGCTTGACACAGGGGATCTGATCATCGACGGCGGCAACTCGCACTTTATCGATACCGCGCGCCGCACTCAGGAATTGGCAGCGCAGGGGTTCGAGTTCCTCGGGGTCGGCGTCTCCGGCGGCGAAGAAGGCGCCCGAAGGGGGCCAAGCATGATGCCCGGTGGTTCAAAAAAGGCCTATGCGCGGGTCCAGAGGCTTTTCGAAACCGTCGCCGCCAAAGTCGCTGACGAACCATGTGTCACCTGGCTCGGCCCCGGCGCGGCGGGCCACTACGTCAAGATGGTCCACAACGGCATCGAATACGGTCTGATGCAGCTCATCGCCGAAAGCTACGACCTGATGAAGCGCGGCCTTGGACTCAATAACGCCCAGCTGCACGAGATCTACCGAAAATGGAACCAGGGGATTCTCAGCGGCTTTTTGCTCGAGATCACCGCCGACATCTTCGCCCAACCCGACGAACGCACCGGCCGCGACCGCATCGACCTGATTCTGGATGCCGCGCGCCAGAAAGGGACCGGAATGTGGACCAGCCAGGAAGCGATGCAACTTCAGGTGCCGATCCCGGTGATCGATATGGCGGTAATGATGCGCGATCTTTCCGGCGACAAGGCCGAGCGCGATCTGCTTGCAAGCGCGCTGGATTCCTCATCGCGGCCCGCTCCAGAAGGTGCTGAAGGAGATCAGCAAGACCTCATCGATGCACTGGAGAATGCCCTGTTTGCGGCCATGCTGCTGACCTACGTCCAGGGGATGGCCCTGCTGCATAAGGCATCAACAGAGCATGGCTATGATCTGCAACTGGCGGAGGTCGCGAAAATCTGGCGCGGCGGCTGCATTATCCGTGCGGCCCTGCTCGACGACCTGTGGAGCGCCTACAGCAAGCAGCCGCAGCTCGCCCATCTGCTGCTCGACCGACGGCTGACACAAAAGGTCCTCGACCGGCAGCAGGACCTGCGCCGGGTCGTAAGCAGCGCGACAGAACAGGGGATTCCAGTGCCGGCGCTGATGACCTCCCTGGCTTATTTTGACGCCTATCGCAGCGCCCGGCTACCAGCCAACCTGATCCAGGCGCAACGCGACTATTTTGGTGCCCACACCTATGAGCGGATCGACGCCACAGGAACCTTCCACAGTGAATGGCAACGGAGCTGA
- the pgl gene encoding 6-phosphogluconolactonase, which yields MIQIFDDKEQLSQAAAKLFAEEACKAVAARGRFCVALAGGSTPRQTYHQLALAPLCEQIPWSQVHIFWGDERCVPGDDPRSNARMAHEALLDRVPIPAAQIHAMTCTRNPEASARRYQALLQKFFEPDAPRFDLILLGLGEDGHTASLIPGTAAPQERVRLVTPVQKPGEDFSRLSLTAPLINQARMVAFLVSGPAKAKILRQVQAGPRDQFPAQLIAPLNGDLCWLVDKAATEQAS from the coding sequence ATGATTCAGATCTTCGATGACAAGGAGCAGCTGAGTCAGGCTGCGGCCAAACTGTTTGCTGAAGAGGCCTGCAAGGCCGTAGCCGCGCGCGGGCGCTTTTGCGTCGCCCTTGCGGGTGGCAGCACCCCGCGTCAGACCTATCATCAGCTGGCGCTCGCGCCGCTGTGCGAGCAGATCCCCTGGTCACAGGTCCACATCTTCTGGGGTGATGAACGCTGTGTGCCCGGAGATGACCCACGCAGCAACGCCCGCATGGCCCACGAGGCGCTGCTTGACCGGGTGCCGATCCCCGCCGCACAGATCCATGCGATGACCTGCACTAGAAATCCCGAGGCCAGCGCAAGACGCTATCAAGCCCTGCTGCAGAAATTCTTTGAGCCTGATGCGCCGCGCTTCGACCTGATTTTGCTCGGTCTGGGGGAAGACGGCCACACCGCCTCGCTGATTCCGGGGACTGCGGCGCCGCAGGAGCGCGTGCGGCTGGTTACCCCGGTGCAAAAACCGGGGGAGGACTTCAGCCGCCTCAGCCTGACCGCCCCGCTCATCAACCAGGCCCGGATGGTGGCCTTTCTGGTCTCAGGTCCGGCCAAAGCCAAAATTTTGCGCCAGGTCCAAGCCGGACCGCGCGATCAATTCCCTGCGCAGCTGATCGCCCCACTGAATGGTGACCTCTGCTGGCTGGTTGACAAGGCGGCAACGGAGCAGGCTTCCTGA
- a CDS encoding VIT1/CCC1 transporter family protein — MRHLENHRTQRIGWLRAAVMGANDGIVSTASLMVGVAAAQSTRSSILVAGVAGLVAGAMSMAAGEYVSVSSQSDTEQADLTKERQELLTDPVHELAELTAIYVDRGLDEDLAGQVAIQLTNHNALEAHARDELGISEMTTARPVQAALASAGTFAVGAAMPLLISVLVPLKAIIPAISLTSLVFLALLGGVSAHAGGADRGKAAIRVCFWGALAMALTAGVGALFGVAA; from the coding sequence ATGCGCCACCTGGAAAATCACCGGACTCAACGCATCGGCTGGCTGCGCGCCGCCGTTATGGGGGCGAACGACGGGATTGTCTCGACCGCCAGCCTGATGGTCGGCGTCGCCGCGGCCCAGTCTACGCGCAGCAGTATTCTGGTGGCCGGGGTCGCTGGACTGGTGGCCGGCGCGATGTCCATGGCCGCGGGAGAATATGTGTCGGTCAGTTCGCAATCCGATACCGAGCAGGCCGACTTAACAAAAGAGCGACAGGAACTGCTGACCGATCCGGTCCATGAACTGGCTGAATTGACGGCTATCTATGTCGATCGGGGACTTGATGAGGATCTGGCGGGGCAGGTCGCAATCCAACTGACCAATCACAACGCGCTGGAAGCCCACGCCCGGGACGAACTGGGCATCTCCGAAATGACCACCGCGCGCCCGGTCCAGGCCGCACTGGCCTCTGCGGGCACCTTCGCGGTCGGGGCGGCCATGCCCCTGCTGATTTCGGTGCTGGTGCCGCTCAAGGCGATTATCCCAGCGATCTCTTTGACCTCGCTGGTATTTCTGGCCTTGCTGGGGGGAGTCTCTGCCCATGCAGGCGGGGCCGACCGGGGCAAGGCCGCAATCCGGGTCTGCTTCTGGGGGGCCCTGGCAATGGCGTTGACCGCAGGGGTCGGGGCACTCTTCGGAGTTGCAGCATGA
- a CDS encoding phospholipase D-like domain-containing protein: MTWFLSHIVLLLGFCLALVVIARMIRQRRSPAGSLAWLLIMVLVPYFGIPLYLMLGGRKTRRLADSKTDLALQDQQSPPPQEIPEIDRLLRSYGIPGASAGNRVQLCLSGEEGYTALTELIDQARESLWVSTFILSPDVVGRDIIERLACRAAAGIKVKVLLDGVGSLHTGKHALAPLRRAGGEVAFFMPVLHRPFRGRTNLRNHRKAVIADDLRVWAGGTNIAAEYIGPIPVPERWCDLSFLLEGPATRHYLSVFDSDWQFATGREHTPPQKCPRSSTPAGNAILQVVPSGPDVNGDPLYAALISAVFQARERLWIVTPYFIPDETLAEALNLAAHRGVDVQVLVPAKSNHRLADMARGPYLRDLQAAGGQIQLYQPGMLHAKALLADNHLAILGSANFDMRSLFLNYETGLLIYSPSEIKQVHAWIETILHDCRSGIGTVGVLRDLSEGVARMLAPML; this comes from the coding sequence ATGACCTGGTTTTTATCCCATATTGTTCTGCTCCTCGGCTTCTGCCTGGCCCTGGTGGTGATTGCCCGGATGATCCGTCAGCGCCGCTCACCGGCAGGATCTCTGGCCTGGCTGCTTATCATGGTGCTTGTCCCCTATTTCGGGATTCCCCTGTACCTGATGTTGGGTGGACGCAAAACGCGCCGCCTGGCCGACAGCAAAACCGACCTGGCGCTTCAGGATCAGCAATCGCCACCCCCGCAAGAAATCCCGGAGATTGATCGCCTGCTGCGCTCTTACGGTATTCCAGGCGCGAGTGCCGGCAATCGGGTCCAGCTGTGTCTTTCGGGGGAAGAAGGGTATACCGCCCTGACGGAGCTGATCGATCAGGCGCGAGAGAGCCTCTGGGTCAGCACCTTCATCCTGTCTCCGGATGTGGTCGGCCGCGATATCATCGAACGGCTCGCGTGCCGGGCTGCGGCAGGGATCAAGGTGAAAGTGCTGCTCGATGGCGTCGGTTCGCTGCACACCGGCAAACACGCCCTGGCACCACTGAGGCGCGCCGGTGGGGAGGTCGCTTTTTTCATGCCGGTCTTGCATCGCCCCTTTCGTGGCCGCACCAACCTGCGAAACCATCGTAAGGCCGTCATCGCCGACGATTTACGGGTCTGGGCCGGGGGAACCAATATCGCCGCCGAGTACATAGGCCCGATCCCGGTGCCAGAGCGCTGGTGCGATCTGTCTTTCCTGCTGGAGGGTCCTGCCACCCGGCATTATTTGAGCGTCTTCGATTCCGACTGGCAATTTGCCACCGGACGAGAACACACTCCGCCGCAAAAATGTCCGCGATCCTCTACACCCGCCGGGAACGCCATTCTGCAGGTGGTGCCCTCAGGACCGGATGTTAATGGTGACCCGCTTTACGCCGCGCTGATTTCAGCCGTTTTTCAGGCAAGAGAACGTTTATGGATTGTGACCCCCTATTTTATACCCGATGAAACCCTGGCCGAGGCTCTGAATCTGGCCGCCCACCGTGGGGTCGATGTGCAGGTCCTGGTACCGGCAAAGTCGAATCATCGCCTGGCAGATATGGCGCGCGGTCCTTACCTCCGTGACCTGCAGGCCGCTGGTGGGCAGATTCAGCTCTACCAACCGGGAATGCTGCACGCCAAGGCTCTTCTGGCCGATAACCACCTGGCGATCCTCGGCTCGGCCAACTTCGACATGCGCAGCCTTTTTTTGAACTATGAAACGGGGCTTCTGATTTATAGTCCGTCTGAGATTAAACAGGTTCATGCCTGGATCGAGACCATCCTGCATGATTGCCGCTCCGGCATCGGGACAGTCGGCGTACTGCGCGACTTAAGCGAAGGTGTGGCAAGGATGCTGGCCCCCATGCTTTGA
- a CDS encoding RpiB/LacA/LacB family sugar-phosphate isomerase, which produces MHLGIAADHGGFELKHRLIDELQNQGHTLIDFGAANLDPTDDYPDFVIPLARAVAAGTIERGIAICGSGVGASVVANKVDGVRAALVHDSFSAHQGVEDDALNLMCLGARVIGPSLAIELAGIFLQARFSKAERHQRRLSKVARLEEDN; this is translated from the coding sequence ATGCACCTCGGCATCGCCGCCGACCACGGCGGGTTCGAACTCAAACACAGGTTGATCGATGAGCTGCAGAACCAGGGGCATACCCTGATCGATTTTGGTGCTGCGAACCTCGATCCGACTGACGACTACCCCGACTTCGTCATCCCCCTGGCCAGAGCGGTGGCCGCAGGAACCATAGAGCGCGGCATCGCCATCTGTGGCAGCGGTGTCGGAGCCTCGGTGGTCGCCAACAAGGTCGACGGGGTGCGCGCCGCCCTGGTCCATGACTCCTTCAGCGCCCACCAGGGGGTCGAGGACGACGCGCTGAACCTGATGTGTCTCGGTGCACGGGTTATCGGTCCTTCCCTGGCCATAGAACTTGCGGGCATATTTCTGCAGGCCCGTTTCTCTAAAGCCGAACGGCACCAGCGCCGCCTGTCCAAGGTCGCGCGCCTGGAAGAGGACAATTAA
- a CDS encoding HAD family hydrolase → MSKVSSITTLFLDIGGVLLNNGWDRQMRRLAAQHFDLDYEELNERHHLIFDSYEKGQLSLEAYLERIVFYRQRSFSPEEFRAFMYAQSQACPEMIELIRRLKARYQLKIVAVSNEGRELNAHRIENFGLTAVIDFFVSSCYVHLRKPDPEIFRMAIDMAQVNPGQVIYIDDREMFIDVAQSLEIRGILHRDVKTTGAELARLGLTLN, encoded by the coding sequence ATGTCCAAAGTCTCCAGCATAACCACCCTGTTCCTCGATATCGGCGGGGTGCTGTTAAACAACGGCTGGGATCGCCAGATGCGCAGACTGGCGGCCCAACATTTTGATCTCGATTACGAGGAGCTGAACGAACGCCATCACCTGATCTTCGACAGCTATGAAAAGGGACAGCTGAGTCTTGAAGCTTATCTTGAACGCATCGTTTTCTACCGGCAACGCAGCTTCTCCCCCGAAGAGTTCAGGGCCTTCATGTACGCCCAGTCGCAGGCCTGCCCTGAAATGATTGAACTGATTCGTCGACTCAAAGCGCGTTACCAGCTGAAGATTGTCGCCGTCAGCAACGAGGGGCGCGAACTCAACGCCCACCGCATAGAGAACTTTGGCCTGACCGCGGTCATCGATTTTTTCGTCTCCTCCTGCTACGTGCATCTGCGCAAGCCCGACCCGGAGATCTTCCGCATGGCCATCGACATGGCTCAGGTTAATCCAGGTCAGGTCATCTACATCGATGATCGGGAAATGTTTATCGACGTGGCCCAGAGCCTTGAAATCCGCGGAATTCTTCACCGTGACGTCAAAACCACCGGCGCAGAACTGGCCAGGCTCGGCCTGACCCTGAACTGA